One Candidatus Methylomirabilis sp. genomic window, GGTGACCCGGACCTCCACGGTCCTCACCTGCCCGTCCGCCAGGGCCAGGCGCTCCGGGAAAAGGGCCAGCGGGACTGCCCGGTTGAAGGAGCCCTCGGCGCCCGTCAGGTCCACCGGCTCCGTGTAGACCGCCTGGAGGTTCGAGACGGCCGACTCCGGTCCCACGATTTCCACGGTCCCCGGAATCACGGTGACGCCCGCCACCGCGTAGCCAGGGGCCGGGTCCCCCCGCA contains:
- a CDS encoding YbbR-like domain-containing protein, with translation RGDPAPGYAVAGVTVIPGTVEIVGPESAVSNLQAVYTEPVDLTGAEGSFNRAVPLALFPERLALADGQVRTVEVRVTLRRVSS